Proteins encoded together in one Clostridiaceae bacterium window:
- a CDS encoding ACT domain-containing protein, with translation MSKNSTCFLVDSSILPEVFSKVVEVKRLLTKYPGKTVNEAVKEVNISRSAYYKYKDFVFPFYETSRGRIITLHLVVEDFPGILSNILNKIALSKANIVTINQNIPINGLADVIISIETADMEISIKELMDSISSIEGVRKQAILARE, from the coding sequence ATGTCGAAAAATTCAACTTGCTTTCTGGTTGACTCTTCTATATTACCTGAAGTTTTTTCAAAGGTGGTAGAAGTCAAAAGGTTATTAACAAAATACCCTGGTAAAACCGTAAATGAAGCGGTAAAAGAAGTAAATATAAGCCGCAGCGCTTATTACAAATATAAAGATTTTGTTTTTCCTTTCTATGAGACTTCAAGAGGCAGGATAATTACTCTACATTTAGTTGTAGAAGATTTTCCAGGCATATTATCCAATATATTAAATAAAATAGCCCTGTCAAAAGCAAATATTGTTACAATTAATCAAAATATTCCAATAAACGGATTGGCAGATGTAATTATATCAATTGAAACTGCAGATATGGAAATAAGTATAAAAGAACTTATGGATAGTATCAGCAGTATTGAAGGAGTTAGAAAACAGGCAATACTTGCAAGAGAATAG
- a CDS encoding sugar phosphate isomerase/epimerase, with product MKLINSVCTNLYFPKSRKNIDEFRRMAYFLAEKGIECIEFYHDGDSRDKIGSVLLDTGLSSVYIAVIPSKESRLDLCHESEEGRTAAVKLFKSCIDEAQHNGIPEIMMNSGRIGNNVEKGLDSLAKSIEELYDYVQQKNYSLCFLMEPCDSIMEAFHLIGPYARTLEFMKRMDNAGLPIKLTLDTAHTVEEGENFLEALKAVKPYCNHIHFANCFIKDRKNPLYGDKHLGYEYPDTEWMIPDLSNLFISLEGLYGHDEDLRIGLEALCRQEDPYEYFNSVWESLTFLHKNLKEENSYDIR from the coding sequence ATGAAACTAATCAATAGCGTTTGTACAAATTTATACTTCCCAAAATCCCGGAAAAACATTGATGAATTCCGCAGGATGGCATATTTTCTCGCTGAAAAGGGAATAGAGTGCATTGAATTTTACCATGACGGGGACAGCAGGGACAAGATAGGGAGTGTACTGCTTGATACAGGCCTTTCAAGTGTTTATATTGCAGTAATACCATCAAAAGAAAGCAGGTTGGATCTTTGCCACGAAAGTGAAGAAGGAAGAACTGCAGCAGTAAAGCTCTTTAAAAGCTGTATAGATGAGGCTCAGCATAATGGCATACCGGAGATAATGATGAATTCAGGAAGAATAGGAAACAATGTGGAAAAAGGCCTGGATTCTCTGGCAAAATCAATTGAAGAGCTATATGACTATGTTCAGCAGAAAAATTACAGCTTGTGCTTTTTGATGGAGCCTTGTGACAGCATTATGGAAGCCTTCCACCTTATTGGCCCATATGCCCGGACACTGGAATTTATGAAAAGAATGGATAATGCAGGTTTGCCTATAAAACTCACTTTGGATACTGCCCACACCGTTGAAGAAGGAGAGAATTTTTTAGAAGCTCTTAAAGCTGTAAAGCCTTATTGCAACCATATTCATTTTGCAAATTGCTTTATAAAAGACAGAAAGAATCCACTATATGGTGATAAACATCTGGGTTATGAATATCCGGATACTGAATGGATGATACCTGATCTGTCAAATTTATTTATTAGTTTAGAAGGCTTATATGGGCATGATGAAGATTTGCGTATAGGACTTGAAGCACTATGCCGCCAGGAAGATCCATATGAGTATTTCAACAGTGTTTGGGAAAGTTTAACCTTTCTTCATAAGAACTTAAAGGAGGAGAATAGCTATGACATCAGATGA
- a CDS encoding TRAP transporter substrate-binding protein has translation MKKKLAILLCFVLLFVFTACGKNTSDKSGTSTTTPSTTQESNANEPIGPNITLKIGFSTNEQDPRGLASQLFKKTVEEKTGKTVTVEIYPSGQLGGDAALIEAMALDSGTVDIIITDASNFATYEPKMGISALPFLFENFEEAWAFMDSDIVAEVEKLLLDDNIRVLSHFCNGFRCVTTSKVKVNSPEDMKGMLIRTPENPVIMATMRALGANPQPLAFSELYMALQQGTYDAQENPIPVIYNNKLYEVQSYLSVTNHIYSGMCFAIAESTWKKMSPAQQEIVAAAAKEAEKYNRELNKQMTEDYISKLEAENMTIITPELAPFVEATKVVAENLKDSYGEELLAKLAEWQKNK, from the coding sequence ATGAAGAAAAAACTGGCTATTCTTTTATGCTTCGTGTTGCTATTTGTATTCACAGCATGCGGCAAAAACACTTCTGATAAGAGTGGAACATCAACTACAACCCCTTCAACCACACAAGAATCAAATGCTAATGAACCCATTGGCCCAAATATTACACTTAAAATCGGTTTCAGTACTAATGAGCAAGACCCACGTGGTTTAGCATCTCAGCTCTTTAAAAAGACAGTGGAAGAAAAAACCGGCAAAACCGTTACTGTTGAGATCTATCCTTCAGGACAGTTGGGAGGAGATGCCGCGCTAATTGAGGCTATGGCATTGGATTCAGGTACAGTAGATATTATTATTACTGACGCCAGCAATTTTGCAACATATGAGCCAAAGATGGGAATTTCTGCACTTCCATTTTTGTTTGAAAACTTTGAGGAAGCGTGGGCATTTATGGACAGCGACATAGTTGCTGAAGTAGAGAAATTGCTCTTAGATGACAATATCCGGGTGTTATCTCATTTCTGCAATGGTTTCCGCTGTGTTACAACATCAAAGGTTAAAGTTAACTCACCAGAAGATATGAAAGGAATGCTGATCCGTACCCCAGAGAATCCTGTTATCATGGCTACTATGCGTGCTTTGGGAGCCAATCCGCAGCCTCTTGCTTTTTCAGAACTCTATATGGCTCTTCAACAAGGTACTTATGATGCACAGGAAAATCCCATACCTGTTATTTATAATAATAAACTATATGAAGTTCAATCCTATCTTTCTGTGACAAACCATATTTATTCAGGTATGTGTTTTGCAATAGCTGAAAGCACCTGGAAGAAGATGAGCCCTGCACAGCAAGAGATTGTTGCCGCAGCAGCCAAGGAAGCTGAAAAATATAACCGTGAATTAAATAAACAAATGACAGAAGATTATATCAGCAAGCTTGAAGCTGAAAACATGACTATTATTACTCCTGAACTTGCTCCATTTGTAGAAGCGACCAAGGTTGTTGCCGAGAATCTGAAAGATTCCTATGGAGAAGAACTACTTGCAAAATTGGCTGAATGGCAAAAAAATAAATAA
- a CDS encoding TRAP transporter large permease, with translation MIAFLMISFFVLLALGVPIAVSLGLSSILGILFIGGSNMVTVGQRVFEGMNSFALLAIPLYTFAGLVMGKGGIARRIINFCYSIAGYVIGGLAHVNVLASMVFAGISGSAAADTAGVSGLLMPEMVKKKYSKEFTVAVTAISSTIGIIIPPSIPMVVLGGILGVSTGKLFLGGIIPGIILGIAQMIVSYFVAKKEGVPKEEGKIQFKPILVALKESFLAILMPFIIIGSIMSGIVSPTEAGVIAVVYGLIVGGLVYKELKWEDIKIAMLETAKTCGKIFIIIGAAALYTKLLTTAGFHIFVRDFLLSISTNPTVILLIILLIILIVTTFMESIATLTLLMPVLFPVTQAVGIDPTVFCVLVVVCIGVGLVTPPVGMCLYIACDLMDLDIIPATKALLPFIFATLICILLFILFPGLILWPASFI, from the coding sequence GTGATAGCATTTCTCATGATTAGTTTCTTCGTCCTTCTGGCATTGGGAGTTCCTATCGCAGTATCGTTAGGTTTGTCATCAATATTAGGAATACTTTTTATTGGCGGCAGCAATATGGTTACAGTAGGTCAACGTGTGTTTGAGGGTATGAACTCCTTTGCATTACTGGCTATTCCCCTTTATACATTTGCCGGCCTAGTTATGGGAAAGGGTGGGATCGCCCGCCGTATTATCAACTTTTGCTATTCTATAGCTGGCTATGTAATAGGAGGACTGGCTCATGTAAATGTACTTGCAAGTATGGTGTTCGCAGGTATTTCAGGATCTGCGGCTGCAGATACCGCTGGAGTAAGCGGGCTTTTGATGCCAGAAATGGTGAAGAAAAAATATAGCAAGGAATTTACTGTTGCTGTAACAGCCATTTCTTCAACTATTGGCATTATAATTCCCCCAAGCATACCAATGGTTGTATTGGGCGGTATTTTAGGCGTATCTACCGGGAAACTTTTCCTTGGTGGAATTATTCCGGGAATTATTCTTGGTATTGCTCAAATGATAGTGTCCTATTTTGTTGCTAAAAAAGAAGGGGTGCCTAAAGAAGAGGGTAAAATACAGTTTAAGCCTATTTTAGTAGCCTTAAAAGAATCTTTCCTGGCTATACTTATGCCATTTATAATTATTGGCTCTATAATGAGCGGAATAGTATCCCCTACAGAGGCTGGAGTTATTGCAGTTGTATACGGACTGATTGTTGGCGGACTGGTTTATAAGGAGTTAAAGTGGGAAGATATTAAAATAGCAATGCTGGAAACTGCCAAAACTTGCGGCAAAATATTTATAATAATTGGGGCAGCTGCATTATACACCAAGCTTTTAACTACTGCAGGCTTCCATATATTTGTAAGAGATTTTCTATTATCAATATCAACAAATCCTACAGTAATACTGTTAATTATATTATTAATTATATTGATAGTAACAACATTTATGGAAAGCATTGCAACACTTACGCTTTTAATGCCGGTACTGTTTCCTGTTACCCAGGCAGTGGGGATTGACCCAACTGTTTTCTGCGTTCTTGTTGTAGTATGCATAGGTGTAGGACTTGTAACTCCGCCGGTGGGTATGTGCCTTTATATAGCATGTGATCTCATGGATCTGGATATAATACCTGCTACCAAGGCTTTGCTTCCGTTTATATTCGCTACATTAATATGTATTTTACTATTTATATTATTCCCAGGATTAATACTATGGCCGGCAAGCTTTATCTAA
- a CDS encoding FadR family transcriptional regulator: MGKNTDSTQVNDGKKNQFSLMKPMPTKSVVDRIIERITNAIINGELQPGQQIPTETELCESMQVSRNSVREAIKVLVAMGVLEIHRAEGTFVAKGFSDRMLDPMVYGLILEGGNSSHMIELRRLFEVGILKLAIDKATDDDIEQMQKALADLKSVIENCPNKNKILDADIKFHKALEHAIKNPLVEKISRVIERLSRPTRARATEHFIRTNELDEMYELHKQMLDIIIRRDETLVAETIDKHFKYWKSELR; encoded by the coding sequence ATGGGAAAAAACACAGATTCAACTCAAGTGAATGATGGCAAAAAAAATCAATTTAGTTTAATGAAGCCGATGCCCACCAAGTCAGTGGTAGACCGTATAATTGAGAGAATTACCAATGCGATAATCAACGGAGAATTACAACCTGGACAACAAATACCTACAGAAACCGAGCTGTGTGAATCCATGCAGGTAAGCCGTAATTCTGTCCGTGAAGCAATAAAAGTGCTGGTAGCCATGGGTGTGCTGGAAATTCACCGGGCTGAGGGAACATTTGTAGCAAAAGGTTTTTCAGACCGTATGCTGGACCCTATGGTTTATGGTTTAATTCTTGAAGGTGGAAATTCTTCTCATATGATTGAACTAAGAAGGCTCTTTGAAGTGGGTATTTTAAAGCTTGCTATAGATAAAGCAACAGATGATGATATTGAACAGATGCAGAAAGCTTTGGCAGATTTGAAATCAGTTATAGAAAACTGTCCAAATAAAAATAAAATACTTGATGCTGATATAAAGTTTCATAAGGCGTTGGAGCATGCTATAAAAAATCCACTTGTGGAAAAAATCAGCCGTGTAATAGAACGACTGTCACGCCCTACCAGGGCCAGGGCAACAGAGCATTTTATCCGTACGAATGAATTGGATGAAATGTATGAGTTACACAAACAAATGCTTGATATTATTATTAGGAGAGATGAAACGTTAGTTGCAGAAACAATCGATAAACATTTCAAATATTGGAAATCAGAATTGCGTTGA
- a CDS encoding homoserine dehydrogenase, with product MVDIAVLGYGVVGSGVVEVINTNQMSINEKAGEEIRVKKILDIRDFSDDPNKDIITNNADEIFEDESIKIIVETIGGTGAALEYTKRAFLAGKHVVSSNKELVALHGPELLKMAKENNVYYLFEASVGGGIPIIRPLNQCLAANEIYSITAILNGTTNYIITQMKDSGKSFSSALENAKKNGYAEANPIADIEGLDTCRKIAILSSIAFNEFVDCRNIYTEGISKLSLLDFEYALQMNSVIKLIAISEKKNDKIHARVSPAIINNSHPLANVDDVFNAILVRGNAIGEVMFYGRGAGKLPTASAVVADIIDIIKHVDSNGRNIWKRKDYNNIEDIDNMETRFFVRVSAGDIEQAKNLIIREFGEVNFIYLNKKETAKEIAFVTCKDTEKAHKDKFSNLMNSGLIDNIVSSIRILDE from the coding sequence ATGGTTGATATTGCTGTACTGGGATACGGAGTAGTGGGTTCCGGAGTGGTAGAAGTAATCAATACAAACCAAATGAGTATTAACGAAAAGGCCGGAGAAGAAATAAGAGTTAAGAAGATACTTGATATAAGGGATTTTAGTGATGATCCTAATAAAGATATAATAACAAACAATGCAGATGAGATTTTTGAAGATGAATCAATTAAAATTATAGTAGAAACAATAGGAGGTACAGGAGCAGCTTTAGAATATACAAAGCGGGCTTTTTTAGCGGGCAAGCATGTTGTGTCCTCAAATAAGGAATTGGTTGCTCTTCACGGGCCAGAACTGTTAAAAATGGCCAAGGAAAATAATGTTTACTACCTTTTTGAAGCCAGCGTGGGCGGTGGTATTCCGATTATCAGGCCGTTAAACCAATGTCTGGCCGCAAACGAAATTTATTCCATAACTGCAATACTAAATGGTACAACAAACTATATTATTACACAAATGAAAGATTCAGGTAAGAGTTTTTCATCTGCGTTGGAGAATGCGAAGAAGAATGGATACGCAGAGGCAAACCCTATTGCTGACATTGAAGGTCTAGACACATGCAGAAAAATCGCGATTCTGTCTTCTATTGCTTTTAATGAGTTTGTAGATTGCAGGAATATCTATACAGAAGGTATTAGCAAGCTGTCTTTGCTCGATTTTGAGTATGCCCTGCAGATGAATTCAGTAATCAAACTTATAGCTATAAGTGAAAAGAAAAATGATAAAATTCATGCAAGAGTAAGTCCTGCAATTATCAATAACAGCCATCCTTTGGCAAATGTGGATGATGTATTTAATGCCATATTAGTAAGAGGAAATGCAATAGGAGAAGTTATGTTTTATGGGCGGGGAGCAGGAAAATTGCCTACTGCCAGTGCTGTTGTAGCAGATATAATAGACATAATAAAACATGTTGACAGTAATGGAAGAAATATTTGGAAAAGGAAAGACTATAATAATATTGAAGATATAGATAATATGGAAACCAGGTTTTTTGTGAGAGTATCTGCAGGTGATATTGAACAGGCAAAGAACTTAATTATCCGGGAATTTGGGGAAGTAAACTTTATTTATCTGAACAAAAAGGAAACAGCGAAAGAAATTGCATTTGTTACCTGCAAAGATACCGAAAAAGCACATAAAGATAAATTTAGTAATTTAATGAACAGTGGTTTAATTGATAATATTGTGAGCTCAATCCGCATACTTGATGAGTGA
- a CDS encoding SDR family oxidoreductase codes for MKVLDSFSLEGKVALLTGGAGKYGRQIAYALAEAGAETYMASRNVEKLEILASELREQGYKAKALYYDQGKEETILALRDEILKQSGRIDILVNNAVARTTNDWDDPAENFTKSMIINGTGIFLMCRTFGDVMAAQGGGSIINIASMMGMVGPDKNNYEGLNMGKSAGDYYFHKAGMINFTKFVASKYGARNVRCNAVSPGGLFANQPELFVERYNKRTLLGRMANDTDLKGVIVFLASDASLYITGANIPVDGGYTAI; via the coding sequence ATGAAAGTATTAGACTCCTTTTCATTAGAAGGGAAAGTTGCCTTGTTAACAGGTGGAGCAGGAAAATATGGCCGGCAGATAGCTTATGCTTTGGCAGAAGCTGGCGCTGAAACATATATGGCTTCCAGAAATGTTGAGAAACTTGAAATATTAGCTTCCGAACTCAGAGAACAGGGTTATAAGGCTAAAGCATTGTATTATGACCAGGGTAAAGAAGAAACTATACTTGCACTCAGAGATGAAATTTTGAAACAGAGTGGGAGAATTGATATATTAGTAAATAATGCTGTAGCAAGAACTACAAATGATTGGGATGATCCTGCAGAAAACTTTACAAAAAGTATGATTATTAATGGTACAGGCATTTTTTTAATGTGCAGAACATTCGGAGATGTAATGGCTGCCCAGGGTGGTGGTTCCATAATTAATATTGCTTCAATGATGGGCATGGTTGGACCTGATAAGAATAACTATGAAGGTCTTAATATGGGAAAATCAGCAGGAGATTATTATTTTCATAAGGCAGGAATGATTAATTTTACAAAATTCGTAGCAAGCAAGTACGGTGCAAGAAATGTACGCTGCAATGCAGTAAGTCCGGGAGGATTATTTGCCAATCAACCGGAGTTATTTGTTGAAAGATATAATAAAAGGACACTTCTTGGAAGAATGGCAAATGATACCGATCTTAAGGGTGTTATTGTATTTCTGGCTTCTGATGCTTCCTTGTATATTACCGGAGCAAATATACCTGTTGATGGGGGATATACAGCAATATAG
- a CDS encoding transketolase, giving the protein MKIKSTREAAIRAIIEAAEKDERIIVISPDSVLAARAVPFMEKFPDRLIEVGIAEQNSVLVAAGMATTGLIPVVISYAGFLTMRACEQIRTFVAYPGLNVKFIGLNGGMLGGEREGVTHQFYEDVGIMRSIPGTKIIAPADAGQTYKAAKAMLEVEGPVYLRLGSGREPEVFPDETPFEFGKIHMVKCYGYDVAIFASGFIMNRAAEALEKLKEEGINGILINIPTIKPMDSKAIAQILEQTNCAVAVEDHNFFCGMSSAICEIASHYHPCYVIRIGLRDIYPCSGHADVLLDAYGLSVQAIVDGAKEAINRKKEKIV; this is encoded by the coding sequence ATGAAGATAAAAAGTACAAGGGAAGCTGCAATAAGAGCCATTATAGAGGCAGCCGAAAAAGATGAGCGCATTATTGTTATATCTCCTGATTCAGTGCTTGCTGCACGTGCTGTTCCTTTTATGGAAAAATTCCCTGACAGGTTAATAGAAGTAGGTATAGCTGAACAAAATTCTGTTCTGGTGGCGGCGGGGATGGCGACCACAGGTTTGATACCTGTAGTAATTAGTTATGCAGGCTTCCTGACTATGCGAGCTTGTGAACAGATACGTACTTTTGTGGCATATCCCGGCCTCAATGTAAAATTCATTGGCTTGAATGGAGGTATGCTGGGAGGTGAGAGAGAAGGCGTTACGCACCAGTTTTATGAGGATGTCGGAATAATGCGTTCTATACCTGGCACAAAGATTATAGCTCCGGCTGATGCAGGGCAAACCTACAAGGCTGCAAAGGCTATGTTGGAAGTAGAAGGTCCGGTGTATCTTAGATTAGGAAGCGGACGGGAACCTGAAGTATTTCCTGATGAAACACCGTTTGAATTTGGAAAAATTCATATGGTTAAATGTTATGGATATGATGTTGCAATTTTCGCAAGCGGATTTATTATGAACCGGGCAGCAGAGGCATTGGAGAAGTTGAAGGAAGAGGGTATAAATGGTATACTAATTAATATTCCCACAATAAAACCAATGGATAGTAAAGCTATTGCACAGATACTGGAACAAACCAACTGTGCTGTAGCAGTAGAAGATCATAATTTCTTTTGCGGAATGTCCAGTGCCATATGCGAAATTGCATCCCATTATCATCCCTGCTATGTTATCCGTATTGGACTAAGGGATATTTATCCCTGCAGTGGACATGCGGATGTATTGCTGGATGCCTATGGTCTTTCCGTGCAGGCAATTGTAGATGGTGCGAAAGAGGCTATAAACAGGAAAAAGGAGAAGATTGTATAA
- a CDS encoding Asp/Glu/hydantoin racemase has translation MKIAAVYTSTTPELIEMVNQQLNAQFKDDSVTIVSYQDPSILQEARDNGGVTPGCARRLLNLYEQAVKDGANILFNICSSVGDVAKLAKPLYEMTGVKFVRIDEDMAMEAVRKGNRIGVVATLRTTLEPTKRLIQDCAKVLGKEVVLVDALADGAFGLNQEDFKQMLIDTCSKVKDQVDIFLFAQGSMAYAEEAVSRAVGMPVLSSIRFGTAAVRKAADSMK, from the coding sequence ATGAAAATTGCAGCAGTCTACACAAGCACTACCCCCGAGTTAATTGAAATGGTAAATCAACAATTAAATGCTCAATTTAAAGACGACAGTGTGACAATTGTGAGCTACCAGGATCCTAGTATTCTGCAGGAAGCCCGTGACAATGGTGGTGTTACACCTGGATGTGCCCGCCGGTTGTTGAATTTGTATGAACAGGCTGTAAAAGATGGAGCAAATATTCTGTTTAATATCTGTTCTTCGGTTGGCGATGTGGCAAAACTAGCAAAACCGTTATATGAGATGACAGGTGTTAAGTTTGTGCGCATTGATGAGGATATGGCTATGGAAGCAGTACGCAAAGGAAATCGTATAGGAGTAGTGGCCACACTTCGTACTACTCTTGAACCTACTAAACGTTTAATTCAGGATTGTGCAAAAGTCCTGGGAAAAGAAGTAGTTTTGGTTGATGCGTTGGCAGACGGCGCTTTTGGCCTGAATCAGGAAGATTTTAAGCAAATGTTGATTGATACTTGTTCTAAAGTAAAAGATCAAGTTGATATATTCTTATTCGCTCAAGGTTCTATGGCTTATGCTGAAGAAGCAGTGTCCAGAGCCGTAGGTATGCCAGTATTATCAAGCATAAGGTTCGGAACCGCAGCTGTAAGAAAAGCAGCGGACTCAATGAAATAA
- a CDS encoding TRAP transporter small permease, producing the protein MLKLQKVIDKTATIISSILLGIMVVILIYNVAARFLGGGIRWYMEGSQYLNVWAMFIAGIGICVTTDHLRISLIEDLLKGKIKFANKIIVGIINFSFYCLLTYGTYLLASKSRQEISTMPPLKMSYVYWLMPVASALSAISVIIGLIVDLNNKDKKGGSACDSISHD; encoded by the coding sequence ATGCTCAAACTGCAAAAGGTAATAGATAAAACTGCTACCATAATAAGTAGCATTTTATTAGGAATAATGGTAGTTATTTTAATTTACAATGTGGCTGCCCGTTTCCTTGGCGGTGGTATCCGGTGGTATATGGAAGGTTCCCAATATCTGAATGTTTGGGCTATGTTCATTGCAGGCATTGGTATTTGTGTGACCACAGACCATTTAAGAATTTCCCTGATTGAAGATCTGCTTAAAGGTAAAATTAAGTTTGCAAATAAGATTATTGTAGGCATAATAAATTTTTCTTTCTATTGCTTACTGACTTACGGAACATATTTGCTTGCCAGCAAATCCAGGCAGGAAATATCAACCATGCCACCATTGAAAATGTCATATGTCTATTGGCTAATGCCTGTGGCATCTGCTTTAAGTGCAATTTCTGTAATTATCGGCTTAATTGTTGACTTAAATAATAAAGACAAAAAAGGGGGTTCTGCCTGTGATAGCATTTCTCATGATTAG
- a CDS encoding transketolase: MTSDELRRMANRLRLDVVEAVHAVGDGHPGPSMSIAEILSVLYFDKMNINPQKPRWPERDRLILSKGHACPILYAALARKGYFSIEELKKLRMFEGMLQGHPDMNKTPGIDMTSGSLGNGIGIGLGMALGCKMQGQKSFIYVIVGDGEQQEGVIWEAAMAAAKYKAGNLIVFADCNNNQSGGKVTELSSLYPVADKWKAFHWHVQTIDGHDVDAIKEAIEKAKAIEDKPSLIECITIKGKNIPYMENNNAWHKRTPTAEEVRIAREALGGAI, from the coding sequence ATGACATCAGATGAGCTTCGCCGTATGGCAAACAGGTTGCGTTTGGATGTGGTTGAAGCGGTTCATGCTGTTGGAGACGGACATCCGGGGCCTAGTATGTCAATTGCAGAAATACTGTCTGTTTTATATTTTGATAAAATGAATATCAACCCCCAGAAGCCCCGTTGGCCTGAGAGGGATAGACTGATTCTGTCAAAAGGTCATGCTTGTCCAATTCTGTATGCTGCCCTTGCAAGAAAAGGATACTTTTCAATAGAGGAACTAAAAAAGCTTCGTATGTTTGAAGGAATGCTCCAGGGACATCCTGATATGAATAAGACACCAGGTATAGATATGACTTCAGGTTCCCTGGGAAATGGGATAGGTATTGGCCTGGGTATGGCTCTTGGATGCAAAATGCAGGGTCAAAAGAGCTTTATCTATGTCATAGTTGGAGATGGTGAACAGCAGGAAGGAGTTATTTGGGAGGCAGCTATGGCTGCAGCAAAGTATAAGGCGGGCAACTTAATTGTATTTGCTGACTGCAATAATAACCAGTCCGGTGGGAAAGTTACCGAGTTAAGCTCCCTTTATCCGGTAGCAGATAAATGGAAAGCTTTTCACTGGCATGTACAGACAATAGATGGCCATGATGTTGATGCCATAAAAGAAGCCATTGAAAAAGCAAAAGCAATTGAGGACAAACCATCCCTGATTGAGTGTATAACAATAAAAGGCAAAAATATACCCTATATGGAAAATAACAATGCATGGCATAAAAGAACACCGACAGCAGAAGAAGTAAGAATAGCAAGAGAAGCATTAGGAGGTGCCATATGA